One genomic segment of Besnoitia besnoiti strain Bb-Ger1 chromosome VII, whole genome shotgun sequence includes these proteins:
- a CDS encoding hypothetical protein (encoded by transcript BESB_080390) — translation MEAAALSHPAPFSPYPSALENLYSLRDRAERINRCSPAPALPDPASEPPRPSDGLRTAPSVSPSCAFSREPRGGQPQDNRLSCERSPDGFWRFHPMFEYLHPDGHLVADAKDTEFRLDSGVSRASFERPQDGKGLDPSGDLEGQLLGHKPRSAVVQMLDHFQKLSDLHEVWDWEKLVDGVPTEPEGGRLKRLLYGETKVIDYRQMIPAFTDLHNELYAASLRNARILRQMRDNCLQDIRGKNATIAQAIERRYCEELEELLDSYEVSRRVTGPPARQCPLPARQCPPPAPAIQKCSKKLLPRHLEKPPMSRRLHCSASVGERKGN, via the exons ATGGAGGCTGCAGCGTTGTCTCACCCTGCTCCTTTCTCCCCCTACCCTTCTGCACTGGAGAATCTATATTCTCTGCGAGACAGGGCAGAGCGAATCAATCGTTGTTCACCTGCTCCTGCCTTGCCTGACCCCGCTTCAGAACCCCCGCGACCCTCAGACGGTTTGAGAACAGCACCGTCTGTCTCGCCGTCATGCGCTTTTTCACGAGAGCCACGCGGCGGACAGCCGCAAGACAACAGGCTGTCCTGCGAGCGAAGCCCAGATGGATTTTGGAGGTTTCATCCTATGTTCGAGTATCTGCACCCTGATGGTCATCTGGTGGCTGATGCGAAGGACACAGAGTTCCGCCTTGATTCCGGTGTTTCCCGAGCATCATTCGAGCGGCCACAAGATGGGAAGGGACTGGATCCTTCTGGAGATTTAGAGGGACAGTTACTAGGCCACAAGCCACGGAGCGCTGTGGTACAGATGCTCGACCATTTCCAAAAATTATCAG ATCTGCATGAAGTGTGGGACTGGGAGAAGCTAGTGGATGGCGTGCCCACAGAACCGGAAGGCGGACGTCTGAAGCGGCTTCTGTACGGAGAGACCAAGGTAATAGATTACCGCCAGATGATCCCGGCCTTCACTGATCTTCACAACGAGCTCTACGCCGCTTCCTTGAGAAACGCCCGAATACTGCGCCAAATGCGCGACAATTGCCTCCAAGACATCCGAGGGAAGAACGCTACTATTGCTCAA GCCATTGAGCGACGATACTGCGAAGAGCTCGAAGAGCTCCTAGATAGCTACGAGGTCTCTCGACGCGTAACAGGACCACCTGCAAGGCAGTGCCCGCTGCCTGCAAGGCAgtgcccgccgcctgcaccTGCCATTCAGAAATGCTCAAAGAAACTACTACCGCGCCACCTAGAAAAGCCACCCATGAGCCGCCGGCTTCATTGCAGCGCTTCCGTCGGCGAAAGGAAAGGAAACTGA
- a CDS encoding hypothetical protein (encoded by transcript BESB_080370) encodes MEERTPWWEAGQLSDEDEAVPASSSSTASGSLSHAPPSVCAALPENRVAPLHASNSWQGTCCTGGDGPEGTRAAHRSAAAGAQGSCGELSRESWHDAVGAHGTRGSEAFFPAGGGAATHIFSGSSRVSAASLAGGGRSSECLPWPRSGAGGHRSTETPPLGQDEWFAVQNHCATENPGFGPSVDAGAALENAPEALRSRGPTWRHQASTGNPPAFAQIRVVKTWERGDPATQRGARGQLNAARCSGPEVEKFLDGGKAFEGAGHFVSSFSGACENVKRRFSERAANTRGGAMRASEDEGDAARRELMERMLAVQEDDPGMAAGEERRMFLHRLLIQPQVEFFKIQAGTAPLPAWKWQLARDAGEAEERQEEGVHSEDVETERTEFSTEKRATEEGREAEASGGDNVEGELTEEDEHCMPGPRGTDQRRDRERQEPTQQARKGDLQASQGFFPLCECAGSAKAAAACEHEDKEEQRAPRALESKDTGSSKQTSARGACGASYGMFKAAHKKGTKEPEQAAKHITLHAAASTDPRRFLSGAYCDADAVRTLWTKKTRLDSIFDDQMDWLYRAARDFVFPRDGTSKKHLNRAGDKIEEICDALAHHCGLYPGGGAPSDLGPPPDATAPSGASFLGPPAGTGEAVTAPGCGAGHGVMREGGRSAINPGSVLLPDFRHRRHVEILLGFPVSCASNASGDKEGADSGRTVGAGAGGGEEASRESRPVRGGVKRESLQEAGLEEQRRHATGEGANRQGEGGRKRFDLAESRRTGHVSQASGVQAAEHESDSSADAADSHRGAGTGASRGRPAEGATHGEKRRAVQTLRPDARATCQRQKSLTPVEPEDRFRVFVDVCGGPGAWSLFLLGPQQEPADPPGETARAGGPGAPRRTSASLSSARRGLSGRDCSQEGAERAAIDPSPANTNLTTQVAGYDSGPAEAQEAADPPTSEGAIEARSDQEVPRGPARLPPPPVVCGFGMTLWTDAAEAECGQAKTQWYGRLASHPRWKALWGADGTGNIYRANNLAHGKEAIAQWVAGALKQLEEERANCDAAPSATGVASGSAADSRESSREVCEFLKGGENERQDSCGAVCAGQSGISPSSCAGPPETEARQGSLGESLAAALSEAAPDVGGICVEHGTKVFREGKLSTCAVREGRASLVDESDVADFSEGRSSIRPSGRNAPCLPTLARRASDGGGAALGPEKAQEGKQRNGEHPEARGARKIGGEGDASQLEEQAQTACNEMKDGGADAGDHSGVPCVFLVVADGGFHLAVDEKTGRHIENFQELLCARLLLSELLFALLLLQEGGTFLCKIFDTFTHFTASLVYIVARLFKNCVIIKPTGSRAANSERYLVGLRLKSRTSDEFKKLFEAVRSVHNMWEREGNAGDKLAEEEAPESLLPLGVLAADVVFRESLGRACRFLCKKQSLALDLIYRTYMDLKASPSQFSSALKLSSQAIFRTSHLSVAPLRAPQSPRVGAGGSHQKHGGFLRRSSSGNSVYSASSRSSHRRASDASFHEAAHGGSAATDFPPVAAVLSSASFVYDATGTPQYATLQRGGGGANGMSDGGPGDSRGPRPDAPRYPREVSDRLSGAGLVPRVPMLDLVGSWEGRQNSSEATHLLSSEGRRRRSHGAAASGAQPLSARGCRGEASHAAARPSGKGDAKEACSPTEASARAQGGKGGEPRSSGEQEGSETIGQPPPVRKGQGDEARGGSGGVEKVPVKTQEQLYEERMRQLQMQHEQRLVYKASRAGTGRRGRGKAKEPQRKTGGVPIFHAEQVPSILSRRNDPGDEESSGVGARGPRRDGDWRAQEEERGCCAGPRPLSVPSLPGDRPSCALQDGGLGGQLSSKKSHQGRVEAEGGGALHRPRNEETPFPSTRVFSSSSSPSRALSPPVPQKLLARLQGLAHVSPSLATLLSACVAGVASPSWPPQMPPACSQGSSQNLSAALLAALAAPAADSTPVCLAALNCQSANPLGCMPSPEGYLGAEPRGDRENCGSPARGLSSFLASRPPPEMKSVPGGGFEGCAEPAGTASAAAALARQLLLLTQQRQQVVMTEAESDHTGVVPPGLGPPPLSRALGCPIRMVGGLRGGAMGGDDGDDGARRPAPSGGGPETGATEEEARESPPPQRTPSREGVGAGADSSQHLHRLLQHSRRSADRLGGLTVSSPSDAASRVNRSLTQGAPDVPETVAAVSLDSSTQPRAPLSSLTASGGRGGHADAVPETSYSSSIQQLVPPHCAQGALSEDTKDRVDFHGGSSAAHHVTLGSCSGFVMNGASAASPASKAAHTASRLLAQAGSGDLGWLSLRADKTRLLESFLQVQERLQLGTGGSQLSRSTAALPGTGGSSVSASRKGGTGFAEAGAARGEGEGKQQRQQDAVGERVSGREGEACEEKTSFGGARTAWRGGAAGRRHRPGERQEVRGESFPSHASNGGQATEAEVSQGHAGGRPKSGRQGKRRQNGRGRGGRGKRGGLWHLMDDDIMDINTWSL; translated from the exons ATGGAGGAACGCACGCCGTGGTGGGAGGCCGGGCAGCTGTCCGATGAGGATGAAGCCGTccccgcttcttcttcatccaCTGCTTCTGGGTCGCTTTCGCATGCCCCGCCCTCGGTGTGTGCGGCTTTGCCTGAAAACCGTGTTGCTCCCCTGCATGCGTCCAACTCGTGGCAGGGTACGTGTTGTACAGGAGGCGACGGACCAGAGGGGACTCGGGCGGCGCACCGgtcagcggccgcaggcgctcagGGCAGTTGTGGGGAGCTTTCGCGTGAGAGTTGGCACGACGCGGTAGGGGCACATGGTACTCGAGGTTCTGAAGCCTTCTTtccggcgggggggggcgccgcCACACACATTTTTTCTGGATCCAGTCGTGTGTCGGCAGCCTCCCtagccggcggcggacgcagctCGGAGTGTCTCCCGTGGCCCAGGTCGGGTGCGGGGGGTCACCGTTCGACAGAGACGCCTCCACTGGGTCAAGACGAGTGGTTCGCGGTGCAGAACCATTGCGCGACCGAAAACCCAGGCTTTGGGCCATCCGTAGACGCTGGAGCTGCCCTCGAAAACGCGCCGGAAGCGCTCCGCTCTCGTGGCCCCACGTGGCGCCACCAGGCTTCCACAGGCAACCCGCCGGCGTTCGCGCAGATCCGCGTGGTGAAGACGTGGGAGAGGGGAGATCCGGCTACGCAacgaggagcgcgaggccaGCTGAACGCTGCGAGGTGCTCGGGCCCTGAGGTGGAGAAGTTTCTTGATGGCGGGAAGGCATTCGAGGGAGCCGGGCACTTTGTTTCTTCGTTCTCTGGCGCTTGCGAGAACGTCAAAAGGCGATTCAGCGAGCGAGCTGCAAACACACGTGGTGGAGCAATGCgagcgagcgaagacgagggggACGCTGCAAGGAGAGAACTGATGGAACGCATGCTCGCGGTCCAAGAGGATGATCCTGGAAtggctgccggcgaagaaAGGAGGATGTTCCTACACCGTCTTCTGATCCAGCCGCAAGTGGAGTTCTTCAAAATTCAAGCGGGTACCGCTCCACTTCCTGCCTGGAAGTGGCAGCTCGCACgagacgcgggagaggctGAAGAACGTCAAGAAGAAGGAGTGCACTCTGAAGATgtagagacagagaggacagAGTTCTCGActgagaagagagcgaccgaggaaggacgagaagcagaagcgagCGGGGGAGACAACGTGGAGGGCGAACTGACTGAGGAGGACGAGCACTGCATGCCAGGCCCGCGCGGCACCGACCAACGGCGTGACCGGGAGAGACAAGAGCCCACGCAACAAGCCAGGAAGGGCGACCTGCAGGCTTCTCAGggcttcttccctctctgcgaATGTGCCGGAAGTGCcaaggccgctgcggcctgtGAGCATGAGGACAAGGAGgagcagagagcgccgcgcgctttgGAGAGCAAGGATACTGGCAGCTcgaagcagacgagcgcGCGGGGGGCCTGTGGGGCTTCGTATGGTATGTTCAAGGCCGCGCACAAAAAGGGCACAAAGGAGCCCGAGCAGGCAGCCAAACACATCACGCTccacgctgccgcctccacggATCCCCGCCGTTTCTTGTCTGGTGCATACTGTGACGCGGACGCCGTCCGAACGCTCTGGACCAAGAAAACGCGGCTGGATTCGATCTTCGATGACCAAATGG ATTGGCTTTacagagccgcgcgagacttTGTCTTTCCTCGGGACGGAACGAGTAAGAAGCACCTGAACCGCGCGGGGGATAAGATTGAAGAAATCTGCGACGCTCTCGCCCACCACTGCGGCCTGTATCCAGGCGGGGGTGCCCCTTCCGACCTCGGGCCTCCGCCAGACGCCACCGCGCCTTCGGGGGCTTCTTTTCTGGGGCCGCCAGCCGGCACGGGGGAGGCGGTGACAGCTCCTGGCTGTGGTGCCGGGCACGGGGTGATGAGGGAAGGTGGGCGTTCCGCAATCAACCCAGGGTCCGTGCTGCTCCCCGATTTTCGACACAGACGCCATGTAGAGATATTGCTTGGGTTTCCTGTGTCCTGCGCCAGCAACGCATCTGGCGACAAAGAAGGCGCCGACAGCGGCCGCACGGTCggagcgggcgcggggggcggtgAGGAGGCGTCTCGAGAGTCCAGGCCCGTGCGTGGAGGCGTGAAGCGCGAGTCCCTGCAGGAGGCTGGGCTAGAAGAGCAGCGACGCCACGCGACCGGAGAAGGGGCGAATCGGCagggagaaggagggaggaagcggTTTGACTTGGCAGAGTCGAGAAGGACCGGTCACGTGTCTCAGGCTTCAGGAGTGCAGGCCGCTGAGCACGAATCAGACAGCTCGGCGGATGCGGCGGACAGCCATAGGGGCGCCGGAACAGGGGCCAGCCGGGGTCGTCCGGCTGAAGGCGCGACCCACGGCGAAAAACGGCGGGCCGTGCAGACGCTCCGTCCAGACGCTCGAGCAACGTGCCAGCGTCAGAAGAGCCTCACGCCTGTCGAGCCCGAAGATcgtttccgcgtcttcgttgACGTTTGCGGAGGCCCTGGAGCGTGgagcctcttcctcctcggacCGCAGCAGGAACCGGCCGACCCCCCGGGCGAGACAGCACGGGCTGGGGGGCCGGGCGCACCACGGCGGACTTCCGCCTCGTTGAGCTCAGCCAGAAGAGGTTTGAGCGGGCGAGACTGCAGTCAGGAAGGCGCCGAAAGAGCTGCTATCGACCCATCGCCGGCGAACACGAACCTCACAACGCAGGTCGCGGGGTACGACAgcgggcctgcagaggcgcaggaagCCGCGGATCCCCCGACCAGCGAAGGTGCGATAGAGGCGAGGAGTGACCAGGAAGTCCCGCGCGGCCCTGCGCGCTTGCCCCCTCCGCCTGTGGTGTGCGGATTTGGCATGACACTCTGGACTGACGCCGCTGAAGCCGAGTGCGGACAAGCCAAGACGCAGTGGTACGGCCGGCTCGCCAGTCATCCGCGGTGGAAAG CTCTGTGGGGCGCTGACGGCACGGGAAACATCTATCGAGCGAATAACCTGGCTCATGGAAAGGAAGCAATCGCGCAGTGGGTTGCTGGAGCCCTGAAGCAGCTTGAGGAGGAGCGAGCGAACTGCGatgccgcgccgtcggcgacggGCGTTGCATCGGGCTCAGcagcagacagcagagagTCGAGCCGAGAGGTTTGTGAATTCCTCAAAGGCGGGGAGAACGAACGTCAagacagctgcggcgcagtcTGCGCAGGCCAGAGCGGTATCTCGCCGTCGAGTTGTGCTGGCCcgccagagacagaggcgcgacaAGGGAGCCTGGGGGAgagcctcgctgctgccctgTCTGAGGCCGCACCAGACGTAGGAGGCATATGCGTAGAGCACGGCACGAAGGTTTTTAGAGAGGGAAAGCTGTCGACTTGCGCAGTCCGCGAGGGTCGGGCGAGTCTCGTCGACGAATCCGACGTGGCAGATTTTTCAGAGGGGCGCTCAAGCATTCGTCCCTCCGGTCGCAACGCTCCCTGCTTGCCGACTCTGGCCCGAAGGGCCtccgacggcggaggcgcggccctGGGCCCCGAGAAGGCCCAGGAGGGAAAGCAGCGGAACGGCGAGCAtccggaggcgagaggagccAGGAAAATCGGTGGAGAAGGAGATGCTTCCCAATTGGAAGAGCAGGCGCAAACAGCGTGCAACGAGATGAAGGatggaggcgccgacgccggagaCCACAGCGGCGTCCCGTGCGTTTTCCTGGTTGTGGCAGACGGAGGATTTCACTTAG CTGTCGACGAAAAAACGGGGCGCCACATTGAGAACTTTCAGGAGCTTCTGTGTGCTCGCTTGCTCCTGTCGGAGTTGCTCTTCGCGCTGTTGTTGCTTCAGGAGGGCGGCACGTTCCTCTGCAAAATTTTTGACACATTCACGCACTTCACT GCCAGTTTGGTGTATATTGTGGCCCGCTTGTTCAAGAACTGCGTAATCATCAAGCCgacaggcagccgcgccgccaacAGTGAAAG GTACCTGGTTGGCCTGCGGCTAAAGTCGCGGACATCAGACGAGTTCAAGAAGCTCTTCGAGGCTGTTCGCAGCGTGCACAACATGTGGGAGCGAGAAGGCAACGCCGGCGACAAGCTggctgaggaagaagcgccagAGTCGCTTCTCCCCCTCGGCGTTCTCGCGGCAG ATGTGGTCTTCCGCGAGAGCCTGGGGAGAGCGTGCCGCTTCCTGTGCAAGAAGCAGAGTTTGGCGCTGGATCTCATTTATCGGACG TACATGGATTTgaaggcgtcgccttcgcagttTTCGTCGGCCCTCAAGCTCAGCTCGCAGGCCATTTTCCGCACCTCCCATCTTTCCGTCGCCCCcttgcgggcgccgcagtctccaCGCGTAGGGGCCGGCGGCTCCCACCAGAAGCACGGCGGGTTTCTGCGTCGATCGAGTAGCGGCAACTCGGTCTATTCTGCGTCATCGCGGTCCTCCCATCGAcgggcgagcgacgcgtccTTCCACGAGGCGGCccacggcggcagcgcagcgacTGACTTcccgcccgtcgccgcggttctgtcttccgcgtccttcgTTTACGACGCGACTGGCACTCCGCAGTACGCAACGCTGCAGCGAGGTGGAGGCGGGGCGAACGGCATGTCTGATGGCGGGCCTGGAGACTCACGCGGTCCGCGCCCTGACGCGCCTCGGTACCCTCGGGAGGTGAGTGACCGGCTTTCGGGCGCCGGACTCGTGCCCCGTGTGCCGATGCTGGACCTCGTTGGGAGCTGGGAAGGTCGCCAGAACAGCTCGGAAGCGACACATTTGCTTTCCAGCgaaggcaggcggaggcgcagccacGGGGCCGCTGCCTCAGGTGCTCAGCCTTTGAGTGCGAGGGGCTgtcgaggagaggcgagtcatgcagccgcgcgaccgTCTGGgaaaggcgacgcgaaggaggctTGCTCACCTACGGAGGCGTCCGCTCGTGCTCAAGGGGGAAAGGGtggagagccgcgcagcagcggcgagcaggAAGGAAGCGAGACGATTGGACAGCCGCCACCGGTGAGGAAGGggcagggcgacgaggcacgaggaggcagcggaggagtTGAAAAGGTACCAGTCAAAACTCAGGAACAGCTGTACGAAGAACGCATGCGGCAGCTGCAAATGCAACACGAGCAGCGACTTGTGTATAAAGCGTCCCGTGCGGGAAcaggacgccgcggacgaggcaAAGCCAAAgagccgcagagaaaaacgggGGGCGTGCCCATTTTCCACGCGGAGCAGGTTCCATCCATTCTCTCCCGACGAAACGATCCAGGGGATGAAGAGTCGAGTGGCGTgggggcgcgaggcccgcggagggATGGGGACTGGCGAGcacaggaagaagagcgagggTGTTGCGCCGGCCCTCGTCCGCTGTCTgtgccttcgcttcctgGTGATCGCCCCAGCTGCGCGCTCCAGGATGGAGGCCTAGGCGGGCAGCTCTCAAGCAAAAAAAGCCACCAAGGCCGCGTGGAAGCCGAGGGTGGGGGGGCCCTACACAGGCCACGGAACGAAGAGACACCGTTTCCGTCGACGCGTGTATTCTCATCGTCGTCATCGCCATCTCGGGCGTTGAGCCCACCTGTCCCACAGAAGTTGTTGGCGCGACTTCAGGGCCTCGCACACGTGTCGCCTTCCTTGGCGACTCTCCTTTCGGCGTGTGTCGCAGGGGTCGCTTCTCCTTCGTGGCCTCCGCAGATGCCGCCGGCCTGTTCGCAGGGCTCCTCTCAGAacctctctgcagctctgctcgccgcgctggctgctCCGGCGGCCGACTCTACACCCGTGTGTCTTGCGGCTTTGAATTGTCAGTCGGCGAATCCTCTCGGTTGCATGCCTAGTCCGGAAGGATACCTGGGGGCAGAGCCTCGTGGCGACCGTGAAAACTGTGGAAGTCCTGCGCGTGGACTCTCGTCTTTTCTCGCTTCCCGCCCCCCTCCGGAAATGAAAAGTGTGCCTGGCGGAGGCTTCGAGGGCTGCGCGGAACCGGCGGGTACAGCAagtgccgcggccgctctgGCAAGGCAGCTCCTACTCCTCACACAGCAGAGGCAACAAGTGGTAATGACGGAGGCAGAATCCGATCACACAGGCGTGGTTCCCCCAGGACtaggcccgccgccgctgagccGTGCTCTCGGATGCCCGATTCGCATGGTGGGGGGCctccgaggaggagcgaTGGGGGGCGACGATGGAGACGACGGAGCCCGACGACCCGCTCCGAGCGGCGGGGGAccagagacaggcgcgacagaggaggaggcgcgagaaagcccccctccgcagcggaCTCCTTCGAGAGAGGGAGTCGGGGCTGGAGCAGACTCTTCCCAGCACCTCCACCGACTTTTGCAACACTCGCGACGATCCGCGGATCGACTAGGCGGGCTGaccgtctcttcgccttcggaTGCCGCAAGCCGTGTGAACCGATCGCTTACGCAGGGGGCTCCCGATGTGCCGGAGACTGTGGCCGCCGTCTCCCTGGACTCGTCGactcagccgcgcgcgcctttgtCGTCTCTCACGGCATCTGGGGGCCGCGGTGGTCACGCCGATGCCGTCCCGGAGACTTCATACTCGAGTTCAATACAGCAGCTGGTCCCCCCCCACTGTGCACAAGGCGCTCTCAGCGAGGATACCAAGGACCGAGTGGATTTTCACGGGGGCAGCTCCGCCGCTCACCATGTCACGCTGGGCAGCTGCTCTGGCTTTGTGATGAACGGGGcatccgcggcgtctcccgcgtcgaaggccgcgcacactgcgtctcgtcttctcgcgcaggcTGGGTCTGGCGATCTAGGCTGGCTTTCGCTGCGGGCAGATAAAACGCGGCTGCTAGAGTCTTTCCTCCAGGTGCAGGAACGCCTCCAACTGGGGACAGGGGGCTCTCAGCTTTCTCGTTCCACTGCTGCCTTGCCAGGCACGGGTGggtcgtctgtctctgcgtctcgcaaAGGTGGCACAGGGTTTGCGGAAGCAGGGGCTGCGCGTGGAGAAGGGGAAGGGAAGCAGCAGCGTCAGCAAGACGCTGTGGGGGAACGCGTGTCTGGGCGTGAAGGAGAGGCGTgtgaagagaagacgagtttcggaggcgcgcgaacggcctggcgaggcggcgcggcaggaagGCGACACAGGCCAGGAGAGAGGCAAGAGGTGCGTGGAGAGAGTTTTCCATCTCACGCAAGCAACGGGGGACAGGCGACGGAAGCAGAGGTCTCTCAGGGCCACGCGGGAGGCAGACCAAAGAGTGGGAGACAAGGCAAGCGACGGCAGaacgggcgagggcgcggaggccgcgggaaGCGAGGAGGTCTTTGGCACCTGATGGATGACGACATCATGGATATCAACACATGGAGCTTGTGA
- a CDS encoding putative pre-rRNA-processing protein (encoded by transcript BESB_080380) gives MGTDPSAPNVASAEAHVPAVKLAAKGNIVHKKHRVDGRGESGADSACCPSPFRSCAPALSLKEQKKQEPGILYISRIPPWMTRAALRQYFERFGKLGRLHIKDYASPEQHCKRPSASSSRPSSVSSAVPTEGWLEFLDKRVARRVAQLLNGQAIGGKKRKSRWREDLWCLNYLKGFTWQQLIEEKVYKHRVREARLNAALNEVKRQNTLYLELVDEQRRLQKMEAKRAAKGRGKRGEDDEESPSESGSDSADAEETLEKEEEAVKAKKRRLGDHPKSRKASSQVPTKKGETPTAAKTATRAISDDVLDQFVL, from the coding sequence ATGGGCACCGACCCCAGCGCTCCGAACGtggcctctgcggaggcccATGTTCCAGCGGTAAAGCTCGCCGCGAAGGGGAATATTGTGCACAAGAAGCATCGCGTAGATggacgcggagaaagcgGCGCGGATTCTGCGTGCTGTCCTTCGCCCTTCCGCTCGTGCGCACCTGCCTTATCTTTGAAAGAACAGAAAAAGCAAGAACCGGGGATTCTCTACATCTCGCGAATTCCTCCTTGGATGACTCGGGCAGCCCTTCGCCAATACTTTGAGCGCTTTGGAAAGTTGGGCCGCCTCCACATTAAAGACTACGCTAGCCCTGAGCAACACTGCAAGCGCCcatctgcctcttcgtcccgTCCCTCCTCTGTTTCCTCCGCCGTTCCCACCGAGGGCTGGCTAGAGTTTTTGGATAAgcgggtcgcgcggcgcgtcgcccagcTTCTGAATGGCCAGGCGATTGGCGGAAAGAAGCGGAAAAGCAGGTGGAGAGAAGATCTCTGGTGTCTGAACTACCTCAAAGGCTTTACGTGGCAGCAGCTTATCGAGGAGAAAGTGTACAAACACCGCGTTCGCGAGGCCCGCCTGAACGCAGCACTGAACGAAGTGAAGCGACAGAATACTCTTTACCTTGAATTGGTCGATGAACAAAGGCGACTGCAGAAAATGGAGGCGAAACGAGCTGCCAAAGGGCGGGGCAAGAGGGGGGAAGACGATGAGGAGAGCCCTTCCGAGTCGGGATCCGACTCTGCAGATGCAGAAGAAACGCTTgaaaaagaggaggaagcagtcaaggcgaagaaaagacgTCTCGGGGACCATCCGAAATCTCGAAAGGCTTCCTCGCAGGTTCCGACTAAAAAGGGAGAGACTCCCACAGCAGCCAAAACTGCTACTCGGGCCATTAGTGACGATGTGTTGGACCAGTTCGTCCTGTAA
- a CDS encoding dual specificity phosphatase, catalytic domain-containing protein (encoded by transcript BESB_080360), protein MMRLDRLKPGRSNPVSVSLVAPSYPSASLSSVAPVSVGDISVNGALESPVMPPHGLIVEHSQVSSTMAGSRLPATHQAMDAETLSLTRHAFSRQSQRWGTLTGGRAEGKGSLASSHGGRPPTVCGSSGLQRPGLLSCGFQQINQPTRPAALSSDQGKPPGVSSNERVQAAAPVWRLVLGTPGKPFTVERAARGSDVPGTLVPPCPTDVYPPGLVPALTKGSLFIGSLKHALDEALLKKLGVKLVVTVAWPYGEWPSHQRSLYSRLRITHINHPLLDSPSQALDFAHLSLARIHTYLSRGATVLVHCEKGISRSASLCAAYLIVYHGHTASSALAAIRKYRPIARPNQGFLLQLRRLEDSRQAVANALQASPIASSSRSSSSSAFWPSFRRFPIFPLRSDGADPRPVSPRERVVIIQQGVRRGIWEK, encoded by the exons ATGATGCGGCTGGACCGGTTGAAGCCGGGTCGCTCTAACCCCGTGTCTGTCAGCTTGGTTGCCCCCTCGTACCCTAGCGCTTCTTTGTCGTCTGTCGCCCCTGTCTCGGTTGGTGATATTTCTGTAAATGGTGCTTTGGAGTCACCGGTAATGCCACCTCATGGCCTCATCGTAGAGCATTCGCAGGTTTCATCGACAATGGCAGGTTCGCGCCTCCCTGCTACCCACCAGGCAATGGACGCTGAGACACTCTCGCTGACTCGGCACGCATTCTCTCGTCAGTCTCAGCGGTGGGGCACCCTAACCGGAGGCCGCGCTGAAGGCAAAGGCTCTTTGGCATCATCACATGGCGGGCGGCCTCCCACGGTTTGCGGATCTTCGGGTCTGCAAAGGCCTGGGCTTTTGTCTTGCGGTTTTCAGCAAATCAACCAGCCGACACGGCCCGCTGCTCTCTCTTCGGATCAAGGGAAACCGCCCGGAGTATCTTCAAACGAGCGTGTGCAGGCGGCTGCCCCGGTGTGGCGTTTGGTCCTGGGTACGCCGGGAAAGCCTTTTACTGTTgagcgtgcggcgcgcggatcCGATGTCCCTGGCACTCTCGTCCCGCCGTGTCCAACAGATGTGTATCCCCCAGGGTTGGTTCCTGCCTTGACGAAAGGAAGCCTTTTTATAGGCTCCTTGAAGCATGCTTTAGATGAGGCGCTTCTGAAAAAACTTGGTGTCAAACTTGTGGTTACAGTGGCGTGGCCGTACGGGGAATGGCCCTCTCACCAGCGCTCTCTCTACTCTCGTCTTAGGATCACCCATATCAATCATCCCCTGTTGGATTCTCCTTCTCAG GCGCTCGACTTCGCCCATCTTTCTTTGGCACGAATCCACACTTACCTGTCCAG GGGTGCCACAGTACTCGTTCATTGTGAAAAGGGCATTTCTCGGTCTGCCTCGCTTTGCGCA GCATATCTGATCGTTTACCACGGACACACAGCCAGTTCTGCTTTGGCAGCGATTCGGAAATACCGCCCAATTGCGCGGCCCAATCAAGGCTTCCTTCTACAGCTCCGGCGACTTGAAGACAGCCGCCAGGCAGTAGCAAACGCTCTGCAGGCCAGCCCGATCGCGTCGTCGAGTCGTTCGTCGTCGAGCAGCG CGTTCTGGCCCTCATTTCGCCGCTTCCCCATCTTCCCTTTGCGGTCGGACGGTGCGGATCCCCGGCCCGTGTCGCCTCGCGAGCGAGTAGTGATAATTCAACAGGGTGTACGACGAGGAATATGGGAGAAATGA